One Vicia villosa cultivar HV-30 ecotype Madison, WI linkage group LG5, Vvil1.0, whole genome shotgun sequence genomic window, TAATATGAACTTATTTTATAAAACtggtttttttaaaagaaaaataaaaactggTTTTGAGAGAACCAATTTAAAACCGGTTTTTTTGTTAAAACTGGTTTTTATGAAAAACCGGtttaaaaccaaaccaaaccatatgtaaaccggttttaaaaaaataaactggttttaataaaatagttttaagatccaaaccaaaccatatatatggttcaatttggtttggttattgATCGATGCACACCCCTATCCAAGAAGAACCTGGGAACGAATTCTTGCACATTTTCAGAAATTAACACGTGCTAAAGTGAGGGAGTTAAGAGTTGAACTCAAATCAATGATGTTAAAGGGTAAATTTGCTGAAGACTATCTCGTTCGAATAAAAGCCTTAGTTAACGCACTTGCTTCAGTTGGAACTCCTGTACGTGATCAACAAAACATTGATGTCATACTTTAAGGTCGTCTTCAAGACTTTTCTTATGTTATTTCAGTGATTGAGTGCAAGTTCGACTCTGTGCAACTTGAAGAAGTTGAAGTTCTTCTTAGAGCACATGAAAAGTGCTTTAACAAGTACAAGAAACTCTTGCAAATTGATGTAGTTTCTTCAGTTAATCTCACTCAAGCTAACTCTCAAATTGAAACTGAAGTATCAAATGCTAAGGTTACTGATCAAGCAATACAGGGAgctaatttttccttttcaaccAGAGAAGATCATGCTGGTAGTCGTGGTGGAGGATGTGGTCGTGGCAGAGGCACGTTTAGCAACATACAATTTCAGGTTTGCTTTAAGTATGGACATATGAATGTCAACTGCGCATCACAAGTTTaatcaacaatttcaaacaaTGAACCTGCACAACTTCTACAACCCTATTCAGCCTATTGGTGGATCTCAATTTACACCACCAATACCTAACACTTGGGTACGTACGTCCTAAATATCAATCTAGACTTGCTCTTTTACCTACTCCGCCATAAATGAATGCACCACAAGTTAATCCTACTGCCATGCTTACCAACACTAGTCTAGCTCCAAGCAATAATTGGTTCCCAGACTTAGGAGATTCTTTCCATGTCACTAATGCAtctcaaaacatagaatatgatGGGAGCTATTCAACAAATGTCTATTTCAATATGTTTATTTCAATATCATTAGACAGCTTTGTAATAGGAATATTGAGTACCCTTTTTGCTagctatattatatttttaatttatttcaatatgttCCCACATGAATATTCATAAACTACTATCTTTTTTATGTGTATGACTTTTGGCTCTCTCATATATCCATAATTTATAATATGGTATTAGAGCGATATCATGTGAACTAGGATAAGATTTTGTTATTGATTCGAATTTGGTCATCAATCACGATGAAAATCTTTCTCAAGGACAAGAAAATGAAGTTTATGCTGCCATGTATTCTAGCTCAAAGATTCTGTTAATGAATAATTTATCAACATAACGATTCAAACAATTTGCTTTCAAGTTTAAAATAATTGATATCCATTAAACTACTTTAAAAAAAAGTTGTAAACATTAGACTGGAAATACAAGTTTATATTTACTTTGTAATATTAATTTGAAGCACATTAAGTAAAgctgattaaatttttttttttcctatttaaaCAAGTTTGTTTAAGAACTATAAACTACTTTTCATTATAACAAAAAGTTTGTTTTACAAGATACAAAAACACAGAATAACTACTCTTATGTGCTACAATATTATCATGAATGAATTAGTACAAAACCAAGAAAACcactctttattttaatttattaaaacatatattaaaaattaagaaGAGAAAACAATAAAACTCAAAAGCTCAATGTGTTTCCACATTTACAAAATCTAGCTAGGTATAGCAAGATGTTGTAAACATATAATTTTTTCTCAAGGCCGTGATGGCCAGAAAGGTCGCATCATTGGCATAATAGAGAACTTCATTTGTCCAATGTTGCAATGTAATCCATTTTTCTCACCGCATGAAAAGTAATAAGGCTTCCATTTGTTTAACACGAACTTGAATCCCTTTCCAACGCCTTGTGTGTGATTGGCAAGCATCTTAGCCTTCTTAACATCACACTTCATGAAGCTCTTCCAACTTGAATACATATAAACGCTATGTGGGAAAGTAGTTGCATTTGGAGCATCATATTTGAAAACTACATGCAGAGACACAAATATATATTAGTTAGGATTTATTAACCtcaattaaatgaattaagtaaaaGTGAAACTTACCGAGAGTATCATTGAGGTAGAAAGGACCACTCTTGATAGCCCAATCGGAGTAGTTATAGCCAAACTGCCAATTTTGAGAGCCACCAACGATGATGTTTTTGGATTCTTGTTGTGTCTTATTCATTTGATGATTATGGTTTCCAAATCTAGACCACCAATCAGTGTAGTTAAAGTTGCCAAAGGAGGGCCAGTCCTTGTTTGCTATAGTAACCGTAAACATTGAAGTGGTTACTATAACAAATAAGGTGAGTACATGAACACAGTTGGTGGTGGAGGCCATTGTTTCTTAATTAGCTGCTTCTAAGTAAAGCAAAGGGAGTGTGTTAATTGTTATGATTTTGTTGAAGTTATAGAATGGATTTATATAGAGCTGTGTGTGTATGAAAGGAAATTAAAGGGTTAGGCATGAAACATATTTGGTGGTGTGGAATTACCAAATTACTAACTTTTAATTAGTCTTAATATAAATGTGTGTGTGCGCAGTAGAATTTAGAAACAAGttgaatatgtaactttaatttagagaaaaaaattattgatttattaatttattcataTGTTTAGTTaattttggtttgtttgtttaGCAAGTTAATCAgtactccctccggtctcaattataagcaaacatttaatttttagattcattcaacaatcaatgtatttagtctaataatagactaaatacattaattgttgaatgaatctaaaaattaaatttttgcttataaatgagaccagaggGAGTACTATATATATCATGTAGAGAATGCGTTGGTTCTTGGTAGTAACACAAATAGATTAGTGGAAATTGTCAAAGATGAAATGTTCGAGTTGAGTCGTGTTGGTGTATTGCGAGAATCGAGTTTGAAGAAGTCAAAGTGTATGTTAATATTAGTGCACATTTAACTGGATCCAGTGGCGGAGGACATTTCACCTTTACATTTTTCGTAGAAATTCTATCCGACAATGTAAAATGCAATACACGCTATTATTGTCGAGTTTTTACCTTGACTTGTTTTACCTAagtaaaatcgaaacgtaaaatcatagagtttacctcatattaaaattatattaaatttatatatacaacatatatatatttatataatattctaaatacattaattatttaaaattttaatttaattataaagcaAAAATATACTATATCATCGTAATAAAGTGTAATCTTCACAAATTTGTATCAAACTACATAAATTGTCCACCAAATTATAAAAAGTAACATCCAAAAGCTTATAAAAGAAACAATAGTTTCATAAGCTTTTCAAGTTCAAAAAGCAAatcttttcatcttcatcttcaacttaatcaaaagttcaatccttctataacatcatcttcattagaacattcatattcgacttgattaaattcatctccaaatgttaaagattctttaatattataaccaagatatgaatgcgaataaaattaaaaatccacAGAGAAAATTTTATGGGCCCAAATATAAAATGTGATttataaattttgacaaaaaaaataaaatcaggtcaaagagtaaaatccaacgattttacatgattttacaCGATTTCACCGATTTCAGAATAATTTAAATCACATAAAATCGTTCTGGAATacgattttacataaaaaaaGTTTTTACCTGCGATTTAACACGAAATGCTGACCTAAAAACGTGAAATCTATAGAGTTTAGAttttaaatcgagattttaacaACCTTGAAAAAATATTAGTTAGACATGAAATACTTCCAAAATCAAGATGTATTAAAATTGTAAGCGGGGATACAGATGGTATTTTCAGAACCattacttttcttatattataaataactCAAATTCAATAAATGCAAATCCATGCAAAGAATTTTTCTCTCTGGATGGCTTAAATACCATGCCATACTTTTACTATGAAAGCCAATTTGAAGAGATTTCGCTTGATAACTTCAACAAGTTACAAGTTATTCGATGCAATCTTGCAAGTTAGATTCTACAAGTTTACATATTAAACCCGAGGTAATAAATGATTTACATTACTATATATTTGTGCTGTAGAGAACTTATGACACATTTATAAATTGTTTTCAACTTATTCCAATAAACTTTTCAATACTAACTTATGAAAACAAGTAATCACATTCACATTCTCTCTTTGATTAAAGTACAAAAAAACCTTACATAGTTGCAGAAGATGGTGAAATACTAAAACAAGACAAACTGCTacagcaaaaaaaaaacaattttctaCAATTGTATTAAGGTGAAAGCTTCTAAACTAAACTTTCGCCAGACGTGAAAATTCAACGTTCAATTTTAATGTGAAAGCTTCTAAACTAAACATTCGCCCAGACGTGAAAATTCAACGTGTTTCTTTCAAAGTTAACGACAGACCGAATGAAGGCTAAGTGATTATTCAGCCTAATTATTAAAGCTTAAAAACCACTGCAAGTGATTATTGGGTTTCTAACAAATAAATGTGCTACATTACACACTGAGTGTAAATTTCCaataataattatcaaaattacaTGATTTAATGCCTGTAGTCTATCAACAAAATTGCACTTCAATGACTAGAATCACCACCCAATAAAATGATCAcagtaaaagaaaaaaagttgaaaaaattGTTGGTTTAAAGTTTCATTTATTCACCTATTTAATCTCAGCCTCATTCTCAATACTTTAATCTTTTTGTATATACTTGTGTGCTGCAATGATATATCATTGTTCAACACAAACCTGAAAAGAACAAACAAGAAGCTACATATCAACGAAAGATGCGAAGAACTAAATTATATAGTCTCATCCAAATGTTGTTACTTTATATTGTTTCATGGTAATTTCCGTGCCTGCGCGTGTATTAGTATTACTAACCTTTGTGTTTTTGGAACATCTTACTATATGCTTTTTTCTCTAGATCAGTCCTATCCGAAATCTGCAACAGACATAACCGTTAGATAGATTCGAGACGAGTATATACATATAATGCTTCAATGCTTGTTTCAAAGACGAACTCACCTTCTTTCTCGCAGCAGCGAGTTCCTTTTTTATTCCAGCTGAATATAGCAAGACATCATCAAGTAAATAACCGACAAGGACAACAaaaaaagcttgatccaaaattGAATGTTCATAAATACTAACCATCATTTGGTTCCAATGTCAGTGCTTTCTTAAAGCTTTCAACTGCAGCATCAATGTCGTGGAGTACCATGTATGCCTGGAGAAATGGATGTAACATAATAATTATATGAGAAAAAGTAGGACACATTAAATGCCTGCAACTAGAAGCCTGACATAGTAAATGGTGACAAGCTCTTTAGATGATGATACAAAAGCTCTTCAATTGCTATACCAACCTGTCCTTGGCGGAATAAAGCTTTGGCATTATTATCACCTTCGCGCATCGCAAATTCTGTGTCCAATAATGCTCCTTTAGTATCCCCTAATTTCAATTTACAAGCCTGTAAAAAATTACTAGTAAAGTAAGAAACATtaactatgaagcacggacaggGACATCGACACGACACGACACTGACACatattttttcagaggtgtcggtgttACTTACAGAGAACATTAATAAGATGCACTTCAAAATTATCTGTAAAAGTGTACAGTGTAGTAAATtccaacttaccgagctgtttgtAAATATCTGAGACTTTGTTTTTCTCAATAATGAACTTTTCTCTGCAAAGCCAAAAATGAAAAATACTTATCATGTATAACGAAGGTGCAGTACAATTGTAGCATAGTTACTGCATATTGCACAGTAACAAAATGGCGCATACCTTCATCAATCCCTTCCTTCTCCCAACAAATATCCAGGTAACGTAAAGCCTTTCGATACTTTCTTAGAGCCATTTTGTACTCTTGTTTCTGTCGGGGTAAAATTAAATTAGAAACATTTCATTCATATGTTAGAAACAAGGCCATCTTTAAGGACGTGCTAGACAGGCTATCACACATGCCTCATGAAATATTTGTCACGCTTAAACCGTGATCAAATAGGGTCCTATTTATTTTTTCACAGTTGAATCGTGACTAACTTACACAGGTCTCAAAACACTTAAGATGGCCCTGCTTAAAAAATAATATAGCTCATTTCATATAATATGATAACACCAATATACCTTGTAATACTCATTACCAAAACCTTTGATCGAGTCAACAGATTTCAACCACCATTCAAGTTCACTCGGAGTCTCGGCAAGGTCTGCTGGCCAATCGGGATAAGTATCACCATCTTTGAAAAAGTTAGTTATACCATCATCttctccttcatgaatttcaccaCAATCCACAATTTTAACATCAAGAACAGGACGGTCCTCGTCTCCAGTCGCAACGTGCTCAATTGACCGAACCACGCCCATTCCTTTAACTATTTTCCCAAATACAACATGCTTACCATCTAGATGAGGCGTTCGGGTCGTAGAGATAAAAAACTGAGAGCCATTTGTATTAGGACCGGTGTTCGCCATTGATAACATCCCTTTCCTTTCATGCTTCATTTCAAAATTTTCATCTTCAAACTTGAGTCCATATATAGATTCTCCTCCCGTTCCGTCTCCGGCAGATATATCACCTCCTTCAATCATAGAGCCTTTAAGAATACGATGAAAGCAAGTTCcctgaaaataataaatataaactgAATCAATACTTTAGTAATCTTTGTGATATGCACTTCAATTCCTCTATAACATAATGAAGAACAAGGCTCCAGGGTTTTAAAAAACAGTCTGCGACTGCAAATACATCCGCGACAAAACGGTATCTATATTGATACCATTATTCAcagtttttatattaaagaacaaATTATGATTAATTCACACCAATAATACCATTATTTACAGGCTTTTTAAATTAATGAATAAATTATGATTAATTCACACAGCGACAGCCGCAGTACCGGGACCGAATAAAAGTGAATGAAATGACTAAAAGGTATCTATCTATCTACAATCAACCTTTTTTATAGATTACTGTAAAGTTCAGATCTTTAGAGACAGACAGCAACAAAGAAACAAATGTTCCAAACCCAAATATTGaattttgaatgagcaaaaaCAGTCACAGAATATAGAACAACagaacaaacaaagtctaaaaaaaCAGACAGCAACAATAAAACAAATGTTCCAAACCCAAAAACTGAATTTTGAATGAAAAAAAGAAACAGTAACAGAACATTACAGAAGAAACAAAGTCTAAAAAAACAGTGATTGATAGGTAAAAAGAAAGTACCTTAAAATGGAGGGGCAGTCTAGTATTGGGACCAATGCCTTTTTGACCAGTACATAGAGCTCTGAAATTCTCAGCAGTTTTGGGTACAATATCGTTGAAAAGTTCGACCAATATTCTTCCTTCAAGTTCTTCACCTATGCTAATGTCTAAGAAGCACCTTGTTCTCTTCATTTCTCTTTCTACAATGATTCGGAAAGTACTTAGTTACTGTGTTACTTGATTTTTGAAGTAGTGGAAGTGGAGTTTTGAAGAAGACTTTCTAGAGCCTTCGTTGAAGCATCTTTTTAGCATTCAAATAGTAACGACAAACAATCACACAAACAGAGTGGGTGAGattgagaaaataataataataataataataataataataataataataataataataataataataataataataataataataataataataataataataataataataataataataataataataataataataataataataataacaataataataacaataataataataataataataataacaataataataacaataataataataataataataataacaataataataataataataataataataataataataataataataataataatacttaaatgcagttttgaccccccaaatttctcaattgcttgattttatacCCTCAAATTTTAATTACTTGATTTTGAtcctttaaattttttaattgtttgagTTTTGCCCCTAAATTTTAAGTGTTTGATTTTGCCCACTCAAATTTGTCCTATTTTCCATTCGATAGTTTCCCATTATAACATGTAGaccaaacttttttttattactttttctttctttttttaattttttctatacaattttatttttattcactttttaatagttaaactttGAGTATAATATctttgaaaatcttaaatatttcatttaacATATGCTTAATGGTAAAATGTTTTGACAACAAAAAAATAGATCactaactaaattaaaataaataacaaattattTGGTCAATAACTCTCTCATATTTAAATATAAAGTCCAGAAGACTAACAATCATATTTATTGTATAGAATTTCAATCTTTTTATAAGGGATATTGTAGGCTTGTCTCtatattctaaaataattttgttaaaaaattcaCACATGTTATTGGATTAAGagtatgttattttaattaactactggatttttttttgtcaaaatactTTGTCATTAAGTATACTAGtatttagacccgtgcgaggcacggttaaatattttctaaataaaaaaatctcattttaaaaacacttgtaatttacaaattttacttatagttatataattatattgtatagataaaatgtcattgttattaataatatacatagaAAAGTTTacataactaatttttttttgtaaattataaaataatttggacatttctaatttattaataatttgtgtaagtttttaaaaaaattacagtttaaaaaaattaccttaattataaaaatatttgtaaattattcccgtttttaaaaataattgtatcatcagttgactttttcctgttTATAAAAATCTTTATAACATATTacagtttataataataattgtatcaaTAGTAAACTTTTTCAtgcttataaaaatatttgtaacttattcccgtttatataattaaattaattaattaacattttaaatgtctcccataaaattaaatatgagtattatcaattaaataataattaaaactatagtataaatctttaaattacataaaagagtttaataaatatgtattgaTATTGGGAAAACTTACAGAAGAAGGAAATCAAAATATAGAAACATCAAATCTATTTGGAGGACGGCAGGTGGCGCAACGTAACgttattataaatagtaaataattatattaaagtaatgattaaaaatatagataaaaatatactattaaaaataataaataaaaatatgtcaatTCGTCTTGTGAtctaaatatgaattaattgtatagtgttgaattattttattaatttataaagggAAATTGTGTTAATTCAATAAATTagatatacaaattaagtagtCTCAGCCTCTTGTGTCTATTTTTgtagaaaaaaataaatgaaataataaaaaattaagtagTCTCGGTCCCTAGGGCATGTCTATTGTAGTCTCGACCCATAGAAAATGTATAAAAAAGATCTTTTATTTAATatgtaataaaataaattgaatgaaaagaatgacaaatttgtgtttttcataaaaaagttgtgtttttcatacatcataattgtatcataattgtctcatgtctaaaataaatatttatagtaatttttagtataaatacaATTTGCATAGGTATATAATTATGTGTAATTTCAATGtacatatttctaatactaaatttAAATATATCATAAGTATTAAGTTGTATTTTAGTTTTAGACTAAAACCCGTTTTAATATGAAtctattcaataataatatataataatatatgttttatgtaataaaattatatcatctcattcattaaaacaaaacaaaaatgtcaAACTACATTACCCTCTAAAATAATTTACTAACACAAATAAAAATTACTCTTATgatatttgaagataaaaatttgaatacaaatttagaataaaagttaaaattttatcataaaaaatgctaacattttttcatgtcaattttatttttccttgtaTCATATCATAATATCATATATCATTTTCCATCAGATATatgataattttgtttaaaagaattattgaaaaaatcatacttaatttattgaatcaatttttttaaaagcaaaTTGATCTAGATTAAAAAATTAACGTtctaaatcaaaaacaaatttgaaaatcaaaataaaataaaataaaataatttgatgTTCAATTAATAAGTACTCATATTtacatatataagaaaataaaaaaagatgatGGACTATAACATATTACCTTTTACTTACATGGACTAacctaatttaataattatataatttagtgATTCAAACCTATAAGTTTGCATcttttaacataatttttttctaatataaatttattattggtAATGTAACGATATTCTaattattttaagataattttgattaaatattaaataaataattttttattattagtttgaaattaaaattaatcataTGAAAGTCATACTTAATTTATTGAATCAATTTTTATACTATCAAAATGGTGTTGTAAAATGTAAAAATTGTGTAAACATTGCTTCCAATTTATTATACTCACTCAATTAATATTTTCACATtgccatttttataaaaaaatacaggTATTTTTTATTGGAATTAAATGATAAGTTTATAATTGCCGTTAAATTAAGAATTTCCTTTCTTCTGAATATCACTGTGTTtttattagtaaataaaaataaattactttttaaagaagaagtcaaaaaataatatattattaaaaaatatatttgttaagggaaatttattgatttttaagtaaacaaaatatatattaaagaaTAAATTAATTATGGACTAAGAGATTATaaactaatatattatttaaagatAAATCATATTAATTATTGAAGGATAcattacaaaataatatataaaatatattattttctatttatagtaaatatactataaatattaaatttgaggtaagaaataattttaattactaTAGTAAAAAATAGGTagctatgaaaattttaaaaacacaATTATAAAAATGTTCCAATAAATCATGTTATTCTATATATAAAACATTTACTTATAATAAATCTATATAAATCTATACAATtatgaaaatatataattattgattttattttattaattagatcatataatatttataaaataaatattaaagttaTTAGCATTATTATCAAATATTAAACATTAGGATTTCGAAGACAAGTTTAACGCTTTTGAGAAGTTAAAAACCAGCATGCGTGCAAAGTAAATTCCAACCCTAAGATATGAAATACTCCTTCTAATTATTCTACTCATTCTCTTTAGCCTTCTCTTTCTCCATCTTTTTCGGTTACAATCACTACATAACATAAAACCCATTTGAAAAAATTACTAAAAGccctaaaattaaacaaaatccattaacaataataaaaaatactacATTTGCATGGTCAATTTTGATACTAAATTTGCATGGTCAATTTTGGGTTGCGAAGTGACATGGAAGGGTATGACTCCTTCTAATTATTTATTCTGCTCCTTCTCTTTAGCCTTCTCTTTCTCCATCTCTTTAGTCTTCTCTTTCTCCATTTTTTCGGTTACAATCAATAATACATAACATAAAACCCATTTGAAAAAATtactaaaaaccctaaaattaaataaaatccatTAACCATAATTAAAAATACTACATTTTGGGGTCAATTTTGGGCTGCACGGAAAGATTTAAAATTCTGAACATTATGAACTGAGACCGAAATTTTTGTCTTCAACAACCTTCTGCTTCAGCATCGAAATTTCAAATAAACAGTTTTGTCTTCAACAACCTTTCTGCTTCGGCatcaaaatttcaaataaactatATAAAGAAGTAAAATCCGAGATGAATTGACAGATCTGGAGTagagagaattttttttaatagaaaaaggaAGATTGAAAGGAGGACTGAAAGGAGGACTGAATGAGATTCATGAATAACTTATCTTGCAGAAGTTAATATGATTTCTCCAACCCCTCCCTTTCAGATTCGTGAGCGTGTGAATGAATAACTAACTTACCTTGTAGAAGCTGAACGTGAGATGTTGCTCTTTTATTTGTAATTGTTTGGAAGACCTGAGATTAATGATAGCAACAGCCTTGGTAATCACGGAAAATTCAAATATCGTGTTTCTCAGTATTATAAGATTTGAATTAGTTCAATGGTTGTTCAACGCGTGAAACAAAGCATTGGCTAATCCAATggtccaaaataataataaattatataattaatatacatTATTAATTATGTTGTAACTAATTATGATTTAAAATCGAAAATGAGTATTAACTTTCTTATTAGGAGATTGTTTTACCCCAATATTAGGAGATTGGTCAATTAAATAAAGACTTAAACAATCtcaaaataatagtataaatatttttttaaaaattgttaattATAGAAAAGTTAAATAGACACTTAATGATTATTTCAAAATGACATTGAAAGTTGGAAAATTTTTGTTTTCCCATGAATTTTGAGAAGTTAAAAAGACACATGAATGAATATTgagttttttgaattaatttaaaacaaataaatataattaaataaaatggatagaattatattattaaaacttTCCTTTTATAGCATAAACAAAAACAGAAGCATGCATGAGAGGTTGACaagtggcaaacttgccaaagttctcattttgctttattattatgtatgatgTTGAATGAAAtaattaactattaaaaagagaaaaaaataaaattgtagagaagaaaattgaaaaaaaaaaaaagaaaaaaaattggtcTACATGTCACTAAAAGATTATCAAATGCAAAATGAGACAAACTTGAAAAATCTAAATTAAGCAATTAGCAAATTTCAGGGACCAAAATTAAACAATTGAAATTTAAAGTACCAAAATCAAACAATCAAAAATTTAAAGGGTCAAAACTACATTAAACCTAATAATAATGGTGATAATGATTTATTATtaaatgaacacaatattttttaaaataaaaattattgagCCAGATAACAATAAtaagtaaaaaaagaaaattgaaaatggTTAGATATGGTaattagggatgtcaacttgcctccatTAGCAGGGATTCCCGTGGAGATTCTccgtttggggccccaaagacgggGAATTTTTTC contains:
- the LOC131607433 gene encoding uncharacterized protein LOC131607433, with product MASTTNCVHVLTLFVIVTTSMFTVTIANKDWPSFGNFNYTDWWSRFGNHNHQMNKTQQESKNIIVGGSQNWQFGYNYSDWAIKSGPFYLNDTLVFKYDAPNATTFPHSVYMYSSWKSFMKCDVKKAKMLANHTQGVGKGFKFVLNKWKPYYFSCGEKNGLHCNIGQMKFSIMPMMRPFWPSRP
- the LOC131602612 gene encoding peptidyl-prolyl cis-trans isomerase CYP40-like, with amino-acid sequence MKRTRCFLDISIGEELEGRILVELFNDIVPKTAENFRALCTGQKGIGPNTRLPLHFKGTCFHRILKGSMIEGGDISAGDGTGGESIYGLKFEDENFEMKHERKGMLSMANTGPNTNGSQFFISTTRTPHLDGKHVVFGKIVKGMGVVRSIEHVATGDEDRPVLDVKIVDCGEIHEGEDDGITNFFKDGDTYPDWPADLAETPSELEWWLKSVDSIKGFGNEYYKKQEYKMALRKYRKALRYLDICWEKEGIDEEKSSLLRKTKSQIFTNSSACKLKLGDTKGALLDTEFAMREGDNNAKALFRQGQAYMVLHDIDAAVESFKKALTLEPNDAGIKKELAAARKKISDRTDLEKKAYSKMFQKHKGLC